One segment of Pseudomonas asgharzadehiana DNA contains the following:
- a CDS encoding AraC family transcriptional regulator has product MDRLSTLLVHFGIGADTFHSGPLHGALDTHDLQQRGRVYLLKEGQAGLEMPEGTLRICEPSLIVVPRPLPHRLVAGKADNALVVAASLRFDGGLDNPLAVALTDSIVMPLAQIPMIAGTLDWLFSEAFAEHCGREAVMNRLFELMVIQFLRHMMAYHSMTTGMMSGLADLRLARAMTLVHNHPQRPWTVNEMAVESNMSRASFAAHFHKVVGQTPADYVLSWRVSLAQKRLRDGRPMALIADEVGYESPSALARAFRRKIGTSPREWLQAQAPLRERQTVQPA; this is encoded by the coding sequence ATGGATCGTTTATCCACGCTGCTGGTGCACTTTGGCATTGGTGCCGATACCTTTCACAGCGGGCCGCTGCACGGCGCCCTCGACACCCACGACTTACAGCAACGAGGGCGCGTCTATTTGCTCAAGGAGGGCCAGGCCGGCCTGGAGATGCCAGAGGGCACGCTGCGCATCTGCGAACCCAGCCTGATCGTAGTGCCGCGCCCCCTGCCCCATCGACTGGTGGCCGGCAAGGCGGATAACGCCCTGGTAGTGGCGGCCTCGCTGCGCTTTGACGGTGGCCTGGACAACCCGCTGGCGGTGGCGCTCACCGATTCCATCGTCATGCCGCTGGCGCAGATCCCCATGATCGCCGGCACGCTGGACTGGCTGTTCAGTGAGGCCTTCGCCGAACACTGCGGCCGCGAGGCGGTGATGAACCGGCTGTTCGAGCTGATGGTCATCCAGTTTCTGCGCCATATGATGGCCTACCACAGCATGACCACCGGCATGATGTCGGGCCTGGCCGACCTGCGCCTGGCACGGGCCATGACCCTGGTGCACAACCATCCGCAACGGCCGTGGACCGTGAATGAAATGGCTGTGGAGTCAAATATGTCGCGGGCCAGTTTTGCCGCGCATTTTCACAAGGTCGTCGGGCAAACCCCGGCCGATTATGTACTGAGCTGGCGCGTGAGCCTGGCGCAGAAGCGTCTGCGCGACGGCCGGCCCATGGCGTTGATCGCCGATGAGGTGGGTTACGAAAGCCCGTCCGCGCTGGCCCGGGCGTTCCGCCGCAAAATCGGCACCAGCCCGCGCGAGTGGTTGCAGGCGCAAGCGCCCCTGCGGGAGCGGCAAACGGTGCAACCCGCCTGA
- a CDS encoding alpha/beta fold hydrolase, with translation MKALKISRLAALLMTGALALGTATATFAAPQKTTVVLVHGAFADASSWNGVIAGLKAQGYPVIAVANPLRSVKTDSDYVADIVEHTPGPVILVGHSYGGAVISNAVHGNDKVKALVYVAAFAPEQGETAFELSGRYPGGTLGPTLDKPVVSKDGVTDLYIQQDKFNSQFAADVAVKDAQLMAAGQRPITEAALKEPSGAPAWKTVPSYFIYGSADKNIPEAALKFMADRAGSKQTVDIKGASHVVMVSNPARVVAIINDAAKANAQ, from the coding sequence ATGAAAGCCCTGAAGATCTCCCGCCTCGCTGCCCTCTTGATGACGGGCGCGCTCGCCCTCGGTACAGCCACCGCGACCTTCGCCGCGCCACAAAAAACCACGGTAGTGCTGGTACATGGCGCCTTCGCCGACGCCTCCAGCTGGAACGGTGTGATCGCCGGCCTCAAGGCCCAGGGCTACCCGGTGATCGCCGTGGCCAACCCGCTGCGCAGCGTCAAGACCGACTCGGACTACGTCGCTGATATCGTCGAACACACCCCGGGCCCGGTGATTTTGGTGGGGCACTCTTACGGCGGTGCGGTGATCTCCAACGCGGTGCATGGCAACGACAAAGTCAAGGCGCTGGTGTATGTCGCCGCGTTTGCCCCGGAACAAGGTGAAACGGCGTTTGAACTGTCCGGTCGTTACCCCGGCGGCACACTGGGCCCGACCCTGGATAAACCGGTAGTGTCCAAGGACGGTGTGACTGACCTGTACATCCAGCAGGACAAGTTCAACAGCCAGTTCGCCGCCGATGTGGCCGTGAAAGACGCGCAACTGATGGCCGCCGGGCAGCGCCCGATCACAGAAGCCGCGTTGAAGGAACCGTCGGGAGCACCGGCCTGGAAAACCGTGCCGTCCTATTTCATCTACGGTTCGGCGGACAAGAACATTCCCGAAGCCGCGCTCAAATTCATGGCCGACCGTGCGGGTTCCAAGCAAACCGTAGACATCAAAGGGGCGTCCCACGTGGTGATGGTCTCCAACCCGGCGCGGGTGGTGGCGATCATCAACGATGCGGCCAAAGCCAACGCTCAATAA
- a CDS encoding EAL domain-containing response regulator, giving the protein MASSPATLLIVDDEPQVRKLLETLLQHEGYQTRSASCGEEALASVAQQPPDLILLDVMMPGMDGFEVASRLKANPATANIPIIMLSALNEPGARVSGLHTGAEEFISKPVEHIELWLRVRNLLRLKAHGDQLKQHSAMLEQQLQRHSEDSTRMNVHDLARQDLEAALRDAVERDEFTLHYQPKVDVASGRICALEALLRWDRPGYGAVSPAVFVPVLESLGLIVPVGRWVIETVCRQIATWQREDIGAVEVAVNVSGHQLIEGDLIADIGLILEQTGVQAHWLEVELTEGSLMDNTQHTIASLQRLRAKGVKIAIDDFGTGYSSLAYLRRFPIDTLKIDIAFIREVTTNPQDAAITRTIIELAHNLKLRVVAEGVETQDQMAFLKEAGCDQIQGYLFSRPLPVESLERLLRQQ; this is encoded by the coding sequence ATGGCCAGCTCACCCGCAACACTGTTGATCGTTGATGACGAACCCCAGGTTCGCAAACTGTTGGAAACCCTGCTGCAACACGAGGGCTACCAGACACGCAGTGCAAGTTGCGGGGAAGAAGCCTTGGCATCGGTGGCACAGCAGCCCCCCGATCTGATCCTGCTGGACGTCATGATGCCGGGCATGGACGGCTTTGAGGTGGCCAGCCGGCTCAAGGCCAACCCGGCCACGGCGAACATCCCGATCATCATGCTCTCGGCCCTGAACGAACCCGGCGCACGGGTCAGCGGCCTGCACACCGGGGCCGAGGAATTCATCAGCAAGCCGGTGGAACACATCGAACTGTGGCTGCGCGTACGGAACCTGCTGCGGCTCAAAGCCCATGGCGACCAGTTGAAACAGCACAGCGCGATGCTGGAACAGCAACTGCAACGCCACAGCGAGGACAGCACCCGCATGAACGTGCATGACCTGGCCCGCCAGGACTTGGAAGCGGCCTTGCGCGATGCCGTTGAACGGGATGAATTCACCCTGCACTACCAGCCCAAGGTTGATGTGGCCAGCGGACGCATCTGCGCCCTGGAAGCCTTGTTGCGCTGGGACCGCCCGGGTTATGGCGCGGTATCGCCCGCAGTGTTTGTGCCGGTGCTGGAAAGCCTGGGCCTGATCGTGCCCGTGGGACGCTGGGTGATCGAGACGGTCTGCCGACAGATCGCCACCTGGCAACGTGAGGATATTGGCGCGGTTGAAGTCGCGGTGAACGTCTCCGGCCATCAATTGATCGAGGGTGACCTGATTGCCGATATCGGGCTTATTCTCGAGCAGACCGGCGTTCAGGCCCATTGGCTGGAGGTGGAACTGACCGAAGGTTCGCTGATGGACAATACCCAGCACACCATCGCCAGCCTGCAACGCCTGCGTGCCAAGGGTGTGAAGATCGCCATCGACGACTTTGGCACCGGCTATTCAAGCCTGGCGTACCTGCGCCGCTTTCCCATCGACACCCTGAAGATCGATATCGCGTTTATCCGCGAAGTCACCACCAACCCGCAGGACGCGGCCATTACCCGCACGATTATCGAACTGGCCCACAACCTGAAACTGCGCGTGGTTGCCGAAGGCGTGGAAACCCAAGACCAGATGGCGTTCCTGAAGGAAGCCGGGTGTGACCAGATTCAAGGGTATCTTTTCAGCCGGCCGCTGCCGGTGGAGAGCCTGGAGCGGCTGTTGCGCCAGCAGTGA
- a CDS encoding response regulator has translation MATILIVEDNEANMRLARLLLINAGHSVLWAADAETGLAMAREQKPALILMDIQLPGMDGLAATRLLKQDLSTAHIPVIALTAMAMKEDREKTRLAGCDAYVIKPLRYKELYQVIDTLLNPTLTPPV, from the coding sequence ATGGCCACAATCCTGATCGTCGAGGACAACGAAGCCAATATGCGCCTGGCGCGCCTGCTGCTGATCAACGCCGGGCATAGCGTGCTGTGGGCCGCCGATGCCGAAACCGGGCTGGCCATGGCCCGTGAGCAGAAACCGGCCTTGATCCTCATGGACATCCAGCTGCCGGGCATGGACGGCCTGGCCGCGACCCGCTTACTCAAGCAAGACCTGAGCACCGCACACATCCCAGTGATCGCCCTTACTGCCATGGCGATGAAGGAAGACCGCGAAAAGACCCGGCTCGCCGGTTGTGATGCGTATGTGATCAAACCCCTGCGCTACAAGGAGCTGTACCAGGTGATCGATACCCTGCTGAACCCAACCCTCACACCTCCTGTATGA
- a CDS encoding sensor histidine kinase, with the protein MDTPPPLPPQSRAEKIVEFKRQKTLLKTGALQDAIFNSAYFSSIATDEKGVIQIFNVGAERMLGYAAADVVNRITPADISDPAELITRAAALSLELDTPITPGFEALVFKASRGIEDIYELTYIRKDGSRLSAMVSVTALRNRSDTIIGYLLIGTDNTARKQEEAQRKRFERALEEKNLELEHASRMKSEFLATMSHELRTPLNAVIGFSEALKDGLVGDMSDTQREYIGDIFTSGQHLLSLINDILDLSKVEAGMMDLELEPVELTGLLANSLLIVREKAAQQRIQLKLDSQGDLGTLMLDQRKTKQIVYNLLANAVKFSAHAGFVNLVVREVSRDQVGQVPGDWPVHGFALQPSVHQRFLELSVSDTGIGIAAADMGKLFKAFSQIDSSLARQFEGTGLGLAMVKQLTDLHGGSVAVASREGLGARFVVWLPLHRAKATEAAWPQS; encoded by the coding sequence ATGGACACTCCCCCGCCCTTACCGCCGCAGTCACGCGCGGAAAAAATCGTCGAGTTCAAACGGCAGAAAACCCTGCTCAAGACCGGTGCGCTGCAAGACGCCATCTTTAACAGTGCGTACTTTTCCAGCATCGCCACCGACGAAAAAGGCGTGATTCAGATCTTCAATGTCGGCGCCGAACGCATGCTTGGTTACGCCGCCGCCGACGTGGTCAACCGCATCACCCCTGCCGATATCTCCGACCCCGCCGAGCTGATCACCCGCGCCGCCGCCCTCAGCCTGGAACTCGACACGCCCATCACGCCAGGCTTTGAAGCCCTGGTATTCAAAGCCTCGCGCGGCATCGAGGACATCTACGAGCTGACCTACATCCGTAAGGACGGCAGTCGCCTGTCGGCCATGGTCTCGGTGACCGCATTGCGCAACCGCAGCGACACGATCATTGGCTACCTGCTGATCGGCACCGACAACACCGCGCGCAAACAGGAAGAGGCCCAGCGCAAACGTTTTGAGCGCGCGCTGGAAGAAAAAAACCTGGAGCTGGAACACGCCAGCCGCATGAAGTCCGAATTCCTCGCCACCATGTCCCATGAACTGCGCACGCCGTTAAACGCGGTGATCGGTTTTTCCGAGGCGTTAAAGGACGGGCTGGTGGGCGATATGAGCGATACCCAGCGTGAATATATCGGCGACATCTTCACCAGCGGCCAGCACCTGCTGTCGCTGATCAACGACATTCTCGACCTGTCCAAAGTCGAGGCCGGGATGATGGACCTGGAGCTTGAACCGGTGGAACTGACCGGTTTGCTTGCCAACAGCCTGCTGATCGTGCGGGAAAAGGCCGCCCAGCAGCGTATCCAGTTGAAGCTCGACAGCCAGGGCGACCTGGGCACTCTGATGCTTGATCAGCGCAAGACCAAACAGATCGTCTACAACCTGCTGGCCAACGCGGTGAAGTTCAGCGCGCACGCAGGCTTTGTGAACCTGGTGGTGCGCGAGGTCAGTCGTGATCAAGTCGGGCAGGTGCCGGGCGATTGGCCCGTGCACGGCTTTGCCCTGCAGCCCAGCGTGCACCAACGCTTTCTCGAATTGAGCGTAAGCGACACCGGCATCGGTATTGCCGCCGCTGACATGGGCAAGCTGTTCAAGGCGTTCAGCCAGATCGACAGCAGCCTGGCACGCCAATTCGAAGGCACCGGCCTGGGCCTGGCGATGGTCAAGCAACTTACCGACCTGCACGGCGGCAGTGTCGCCGTGGCCAGCCGTGAGGGCCTGGGTGCCCGTTTTGTGGTGTGGCTGCCGCTGCACCGCGCCAAAGCTACGGAGGCAGCATGGCCACAATCCTGA
- a CDS encoding universal stress protein — translation MSAQARFLLLVSPLMEHSPALERAAALAKAEGAALHILAFDYLDGLATAGLVNEQALEQMRLGYVERHHQWLEDQARPLRKLGLTVTTEVAWVEHPLKELLLRLKEEPMDLVIKALEQESWLSRLVFTPLDVHLLRECPVPLHFVRQVKHALPRKIVAAVDPFHRDGRYEGLNDRILHEATKLAIACDAEVEVVYAHDLSDLSAQEYGFGSGAGFFSSQAAKLLFDEQGKTFDDLAARNGIPPEQRHMILGSPARVLSSYADAYNVDVIVMGRVGHHGLDRLLGSTAESLLYKMPCSVWMVSPEVID, via the coding sequence ATGTCTGCTCAAGCACGTTTCCTTTTATTGGTTTCACCGTTGATGGAACACAGCCCCGCCCTGGAAAGAGCCGCCGCCCTGGCGAAAGCCGAAGGCGCCGCGCTGCATATCCTGGCCTTCGACTACCTCGATGGCCTGGCAACCGCGGGCCTGGTGAACGAGCAGGCATTGGAGCAGATGCGCCTGGGGTACGTGGAGCGCCACCACCAATGGCTGGAGGACCAGGCCAGGCCGTTGCGCAAGCTCGGGCTGACGGTCACCACCGAAGTCGCGTGGGTCGAACACCCGCTCAAGGAGTTGCTGCTGCGCCTCAAGGAAGAACCCATGGACCTGGTGATCAAGGCCCTGGAGCAGGAATCGTGGCTGTCGCGCCTGGTATTTACGCCGCTGGACGTGCACCTGTTGCGCGAATGCCCGGTGCCGCTGCATTTTGTGCGTCAGGTCAAACATGCGTTGCCGCGCAAAATCGTCGCGGCGGTCGACCCGTTTCATCGCGACGGCCGCTACGAGGGGTTGAACGACCGTATCCTGCATGAAGCGACAAAACTGGCCATCGCGTGCGATGCCGAGGTAGAAGTGGTGTATGCCCACGACTTGTCCGACCTGAGCGCCCAGGAGTATGGCTTTGGCAGTGGTGCGGGGTTTTTCTCTTCACAGGCCGCCAAGCTGCTGTTCGACGAGCAAGGCAAGACTTTCGACGACCTCGCGGCGCGCAACGGCATCCCGCCCGAACAGCGTCACATGATCCTCGGCAGCCCGGCCCGTGTGCTGTCCAGCTATGCCGATGCTTACAATGTCGACGTTATCGTCATGGGCCGCGTCGGCCATCACGGCCTCGATCGCCTGCTGGGCAGCACCGCCGAATCGCTGCTGTACAAGATGCCGTGCAGCGTCTGGATGGTCTCCCCCGAAGTTATCGATTGA
- a CDS encoding MgtC/SapB family protein: protein MTQTLGIAGAAAALGIGMLVGLERERHKGEGEHRAFAGLRTYSITGLLGYVTQQVGGALLLGLIALCLAVLVSTAYWKRQDKDPGITSEVALLTVLVLGALCAASPALATAIGVVMAGLLVYRQKLHDFARSQLTDAEMRDGLLLLVVALVVLPLAPDRFIGPYEAVNPRTICTLTVMLMAVGAVGHVAERILGPRYGYAIGAIASGFASSTVTIAAMGHRALKEPDHLRTLAAAAILSNLATMTQAALILGAVEPALLRQLAWPLLAGLAATALYALGVMLRARTAPTGQPVQVGGAFDLKLALIMVLTLTGIGVVSSVMLYHFGQMGVIVSATLAGFADAHASTASIAALASSGQLTLVAASTPVLLAISCNALSKCLVAWVTGGRRFAAYVIPGQLLLTGAMWLGTVAA from the coding sequence ATGACGCAAACCCTGGGCATTGCCGGCGCCGCCGCGGCGCTGGGCATCGGCATGCTGGTGGGGCTGGAGCGTGAGCGCCATAAAGGCGAGGGCGAACACCGCGCGTTTGCCGGTTTGCGTACCTATTCCATCACCGGTTTGCTGGGCTATGTCACCCAACAAGTCGGCGGTGCGCTGTTGCTTGGGCTGATCGCGCTGTGCCTGGCCGTGCTGGTGAGTACGGCTTACTGGAAGCGTCAGGACAAAGACCCAGGCATCACCAGTGAAGTCGCCTTGTTGACGGTCCTGGTGCTGGGCGCTCTGTGTGCCGCGTCGCCTGCGCTGGCGACGGCGATTGGCGTGGTGATGGCCGGTTTGCTGGTCTACCGCCAGAAACTGCACGATTTCGCCCGCAGCCAATTGACCGATGCAGAAATGCGCGACGGCCTGTTGCTGCTGGTTGTGGCGTTGGTGGTGCTGCCATTGGCACCGGATCGATTTATCGGCCCTTACGAGGCGGTGAACCCGCGCACCATCTGCACGTTGACGGTGATGTTGATGGCAGTAGGCGCGGTGGGGCACGTGGCGGAACGCATTCTGGGCCCCCGTTACGGGTATGCCATCGGGGCCATCGCTTCGGGGTTTGCGTCCAGTACCGTGACCATCGCCGCCATGGGGCATAGGGCGCTCAAAGAGCCGGACCACCTGCGAACCCTGGCGGCAGCCGCCATTCTGTCGAACCTGGCAACGATGACCCAGGCCGCTTTGATTCTGGGCGCCGTGGAGCCTGCATTACTGCGCCAATTGGCCTGGCCGCTGCTGGCGGGCCTGGCTGCCACCGCACTGTATGCGCTGGGTGTGATGCTGCGAGCGCGCACCGCGCCCACCGGCCAGCCGGTTCAGGTTGGCGGCGCGTTCGACCTCAAGTTGGCCTTGATCATGGTGTTGACACTGACGGGCATTGGCGTTGTGTCGTCAGTGATGCTCTATCACTTCGGCCAAATGGGGGTCATTGTCAGCGCCACCCTGGCTGGCTTCGCCGATGCCCATGCCTCGACCGCCTCGATTGCAGCACTGGCCAGCAGCGGCCAGTTGACGCTGGTTGCCGCGTCCACCCCCGTGTTGCTGGCCATCAGTTGCAACGCGTTGAGCAAATGTTTGGTGGCCTGGGTCACCGGCGGCCGGCGTTTTGCGGCCTACGTGATTCCTGGGCAGTTGCTGCTGACCGGGGCGATGTGGCTGGGAACCGTGGCCGCGTGA
- a CDS encoding sensor histidine kinase, translating to MTSIRRRTLTLIIGLMLTGLLVISWLNLHDSNHEIAEVYDAQLAQNARLLQGVMSMPLGGKDQAELYRAFNKALGNAVPKLDGHPYESKIAFQVWNPQGERLVFTSSAPALAAPPETAGFGNVEDVSGRQWRGFVLKDKDNGLRIWVGERDDVRSDLVGRIVRHTLWPNVLGSLILAALVWLAIGWGLKPLADMAATLRARHSGSLEPMQLTPLPTELEPMQAALNRMLAQIQDMVGRERRFIADAAHEMRTPLAVLRVHAQNLLEAGTETERRESLAFLISGVDRTSRLVNQLLTMARLEPSDEHLPVQAIDLAAAVRETLIQLTPWLLSKGLELVFDVDAAAYAASTDAVAINIALTNLVTNAANFSPEHGVITVGLRKHANRFALTVDDQGPGIDENERDRLFERFYSRGNAQGAGLGLTIVQTIAQRLGGRIHLENQASGGCRAILEIPGDAP from the coding sequence ATGACCTCGATCCGGCGGCGCACCCTGACCCTGATCATCGGCCTGATGCTGACCGGCCTGCTGGTGATCAGTTGGCTCAACCTGCACGACAGCAACCACGAAATCGCCGAAGTCTACGACGCGCAATTGGCGCAGAACGCGCGGCTGTTGCAGGGCGTGATGAGCATGCCGCTGGGCGGCAAAGACCAGGCCGAGCTGTATCGCGCGTTTAACAAGGCCTTGGGCAACGCCGTGCCTAAGCTGGACGGGCATCCTTACGAAAGCAAAATCGCCTTCCAGGTATGGAACCCCCAGGGCGAGCGCCTGGTGTTTACCAGCAGCGCGCCAGCGCTTGCGGCGCCTCCCGAGACTGCCGGGTTCGGCAACGTCGAGGATGTCAGCGGTCGCCAATGGCGCGGTTTCGTGCTCAAGGACAAGGACAATGGCCTGCGTATCTGGGTGGGTGAACGTGACGACGTGCGCTCGGACCTGGTGGGCCGCATCGTGCGCCATACCCTGTGGCCCAACGTGTTGGGCAGCCTGATCCTGGCCGCATTGGTGTGGCTGGCCATCGGCTGGGGCCTCAAGCCTCTGGCCGATATGGCCGCCACCCTGCGCGCCCGCCATTCCGGCTCCCTGGAGCCGATGCAACTCACACCCCTGCCCACGGAGCTGGAGCCGATGCAGGCGGCGTTGAACCGCATGCTGGCGCAAATCCAGGACATGGTCGGCCGTGAACGGCGCTTTATCGCCGACGCCGCCCATGAAATGCGCACGCCCCTGGCGGTGCTGCGGGTGCATGCGCAAAACCTGCTGGAAGCCGGTACCGAGACCGAACGGCGTGAATCCCTGGCCTTTTTGATCAGCGGCGTCGACCGCACCAGTCGCCTGGTTAATCAGTTGCTGACCATGGCGCGCCTGGAGCCCAGCGACGAGCATCTGCCTGTGCAGGCCATCGACCTGGCGGCGGCAGTGCGCGAAACGCTGATTCAACTGACACCCTGGCTGCTGAGCAAAGGCCTTGAACTGGTGTTCGACGTGGACGCCGCCGCCTATGCCGCGAGTACCGATGCGGTGGCGATCAATATCGCCCTGACTAACCTTGTGACCAACGCGGCCAACTTTTCACCGGAGCACGGCGTAATCACGGTGGGCTTGCGCAAACACGCCAACCGCTTCGCGCTGACCGTGGACGACCAGGGGCCCGGCATTGACGAGAACGAGCGCGACCGGCTGTTCGAACGGTTCTACAGCCGCGGCAATGCCCAGGGCGCCGGCCTGGGCCTGACCATCGTGCAAACCATCGCCCAACGTCTGGGGGGCCGGATACACCTGGAAAATCAGGCATCCGGAGGCTGCAGAGCCATCCTGGAGATCCCCGGTGATGCGCCGTAG
- a CDS encoding response regulator encodes MRLLLIEDDVALGEGIQQALVREGYTVDWLQDGGSALHALLSETFDVVVLDLGLPRMDGLEVLRRLRDSGAVVPVLILTARDATEDRIAGLDAGADDYLIKPFDLSELKARLRALLRRSAGRARVLIEHAGICLDPSTQQVTYHNQPVVLTPKEYQLLHELLSPPGRVMTRDQLMQLLYGWNEEAESNTLEVHIHHLRKKFSSELIRTVRGVGYLVEERG; translated from the coding sequence GTGCGCCTATTACTGATCGAGGATGATGTGGCGCTGGGGGAAGGCATCCAGCAGGCGCTGGTGCGTGAGGGCTACACCGTCGACTGGCTGCAGGACGGCGGCAGTGCCTTGCACGCCTTGCTCAGCGAAACCTTCGATGTGGTGGTGCTCGACCTGGGCCTGCCACGCATGGACGGACTGGAGGTATTGCGCCGCCTGCGCGACAGCGGCGCCGTTGTGCCGGTGTTGATCCTCACTGCACGGGACGCCACCGAAGACCGCATCGCCGGGCTGGATGCCGGCGCCGACGATTACCTGATCAAACCCTTCGACCTGTCGGAACTCAAAGCCCGCCTGCGCGCGCTGCTGCGGCGCAGTGCCGGGCGCGCGCGGGTGCTGATCGAACACGCCGGCATCTGCCTGGACCCCAGCACGCAACAGGTCACCTACCACAACCAACCGGTGGTGCTGACCCCTAAGGAATACCAGTTGCTGCACGAACTGCTCTCCCCGCCCGGCCGCGTGATGACCCGCGATCAGTTGATGCAGTTGCTTTACGGCTGGAACGAAGAGGCGGAAAGCAACACCCTGGAGGTGCATATTCACCACCTGCGCAAGAAATTTTCCAGCGAGTTGATCCGCACCGTGCGCGGGGTGGGCTACCTGGTGGAGGAGCGTGGATGA
- a CDS encoding tetratricopeptide repeat protein, which produces MKRLFAALLFTLLSPLTWAMDAADQQRLTEIQTRWAHIQYNLPEEQRSKAFEQLASQTTALTTQRPQAAEAWIWSGIVTSSWAGAQGGLGALSKVKAAKADLETALALDPKALQGSAYTSLAALYDRVPGWPIGFGDADKADALLKQALQLNPTGIDSLYFWGDHLYRQKRYAEARDALQKALLAAPRPGRETADAGRRKEITDLLAQVNQKLN; this is translated from the coding sequence ATGAAACGACTTTTTGCCGCCCTGCTGTTCACCCTGTTGAGCCCTCTGACCTGGGCAATGGACGCCGCCGACCAGCAACGCCTTACCGAAATCCAGACCCGTTGGGCACACATCCAATACAACCTGCCTGAGGAACAACGTTCCAAAGCCTTCGAACAGCTCGCCAGCCAGACCACGGCGCTTACCACGCAGCGCCCCCAGGCCGCCGAAGCGTGGATCTGGTCCGGTATCGTCACCAGCAGTTGGGCCGGCGCCCAGGGCGGGCTTGGGGCATTGAGCAAGGTCAAGGCGGCCAAGGCCGACCTCGAAACAGCGCTGGCCCTGGATCCCAAGGCCCTGCAGGGTTCGGCGTATACCAGCCTGGCGGCGCTGTACGACCGCGTGCCCGGCTGGCCCATCGGCTTTGGCGATGCGGACAAGGCCGATGCGTTGCTCAAACAGGCCTTGCAACTCAACCCGACGGGCATTGATAGTCTGTACTTCTGGGGCGATCACCTGTACCGGCAAAAGCGCTACGCCGAAGCGCGTGACGCCCTGCAAAAGGCCCTGCTCGCCGCACCACGGCCGGGGCGCGAAACTGCCGATGCCGGGCGCCGCAAAGAGATCACCGACCTGTTGGCCCAGGTCAATCAAAAACTCAACTGA
- a CDS encoding SDR family oxidoreductase, giving the protein MRLSDARVVLTGASGGIGLAIAAVLCASGAQVLAVARHRAPLEVLLAQYPQQLCWVSADLTFLADRRKVLAAADAIGGVNLLINTAGINHFAMLEQLDDSEISGMLALNITAPICLTKLLLPQLKLAPSAMVVNVGSTYGSIGYPGYATYCATKFALRGFSEALRRELADTRVGVLYVAPRATRTRMNSPAAQALNDALKSNVDDPHTVASAVIQAILKDRRDLYLGWPERFFVRLNSLLPNLVDRSLSKQLPLIRRLSHTPIDKDPIP; this is encoded by the coding sequence ATGCGCCTGTCTGACGCGCGCGTGGTGCTGACCGGCGCCAGTGGCGGGATCGGCCTGGCGATTGCCGCCGTGCTGTGTGCCAGTGGCGCCCAGGTGCTGGCGGTGGCACGTCATCGCGCCCCTTTGGAGGTGTTGCTCGCGCAGTATCCGCAGCAGCTGTGCTGGGTGAGTGCCGACCTGACCTTCCTCGCCGACCGGCGCAAGGTGCTGGCGGCGGCCGATGCCATCGGTGGCGTCAACCTGCTGATCAACACCGCCGGGATCAACCACTTCGCGATGCTTGAGCAACTGGACGACAGCGAAATCAGCGGCATGCTGGCGTTGAACATCACCGCGCCGATCTGCCTGACCAAGCTGTTGCTGCCGCAACTCAAGCTCGCGCCGAGCGCCATGGTGGTCAATGTGGGCTCCACCTACGGCTCCATCGGTTACCCCGGCTACGCCACCTACTGTGCCACCAAGTTTGCACTGCGCGGGTTTTCCGAAGCCCTGCGCCGCGAGCTGGCCGACACCCGCGTGGGCGTGTTGTACGTAGCGCCACGGGCGACGCGTACGCGCATGAACAGCCCGGCGGCGCAGGCATTGAACGACGCGCTCAAGTCCAACGTCGACGACCCGCACACCGTCGCCTCGGCGGTGATCCAGGCCATCCTCAAGGATCGTCGCGACCTCTACCTGGGCTGGCCGGAGCGCTTCTTTGTGCGCCTCAACAGCCTGCTGCCAAACCTGGTGGACCGTAGTTTGAGCAAACAACTGCCACTGATTCGGCGCTTGAGTCACACACCTATCGATAAGGACCCCATCCCATGA